A region of Lycium barbarum isolate Lr01 chromosome 3, ASM1917538v2, whole genome shotgun sequence DNA encodes the following proteins:
- the LOC132630839 gene encoding uncharacterized protein LOC132630839 has protein sequence MTRNPSISQLPHKWPDLIQMLEVGCGRLKVTKVRWEFPQPGWFLFNTDGASRGNPGRSAYGFCFRNNEGDPRWDLRYAYAIEIGITTNIDAEVMAILHAMRYCKNENLDNIIVQTDYEIVYKILQEGWKPPWGIASWIEEILELKVNRTILFSHILREGNKLVDAIANQAVDEANVECHGFQDLSSTCRKILNSDKTQIPYLKVRIQR, from the coding sequence ATGACAAGGAATCCTTCTATCAGCCAACTACCTCACAAATGGCCAGACTTGATTCAGATGCTAGAGGTAGGGTGTGGAAGACTGAAAGTTACAAAAGTGAGGTGGGAATTTCCTCAACCAGGGTGGTTTTTATTTAATACAGATGGGGCCTCAAGGGGGAACCCTGGTAGGAGTGCCTATGGATTTTGTTTCAGAAATAATGAAGGGGATCCAAGATGGGATCTGAGATATGCTTATGCTATAGAGATTGGAATAACTACTAATATTGATGCTGAGGTTATGGCAATTCTGCATGCCATGAGATATTGCAAAAATGAGAATCTGGACAATATTATAGTCCAAACTGATTATGAAATAGTGTACAAGATTCTACAGGAAGGGTGGAAACCTCCTTGGGGGATAGCAAGTTGGATAGAGGAGATTTTGGAGCTAAAAGTTAATAGGACTATTCTATTTAGTCATATCCTGAGAGAAGGAAACAAGCTGGTAGATGCTATAGCTAATCAAGCAGTAGATGAAGCCAATGTTGAATGTCATGGCTTCCAGGACCTAAGTTCAACATGTAGAAAGATCCTCAACAGTGACAAAACTCAGATTCCATATCTGAAAGTGAGGATACAAAGATAG